The sequence below is a genomic window from Thiomonas intermedia.
TTGAGGAGCTGCGCCGCCGCGATCTGCGACAGACCGATGGTGGTCACATAGCGCGTGTCGGCATCGAAGAACTCGACCATCTCCTTGTAGACACGGTGGGGCTTGATGGGAATCTGCTCGTAATCCCACTTGCGCAACATCGTCAGCACGCGCTCGCGGCAGGCCGCAGCCCAGGCGCTGCGGTCTTTGAGTTTGCCCGCGGCCTTGCGCTCGCGCGCCACGTCGATGAACAGCTCCAGCGCCGCCTTCGCATCGGAGACGATGCCGTAGTCGGGCATGAACACCCGGCCGATCTGCGTGGGCTCGATGTCCACGTGCACGATCTTGCGGCCCTTGGTGTAGACCTCGGGCGAGCCGGTGTGGCGGTTGGCCCAGCGGTTGCCGATGCCCAGCACGAAGTCGGACGCCAGCAGATTGGCGTTGCCGCCGCGATGACTGGTCTGCAGGCCCACCATGCCGCCCATCAGCGGATGGCTGTCGCCCATGGCGCCCCAGCCCATCAGCGTGGGAATCACCGGCACGCCGGTCAGCTCGGCGAACTGCACCAGCAGTTCGGAGGCGTCTGCATTGATCACGCCGCCTCCGGCGACGATCAATGGCTGCTCGGCGGCGTCGAGCATGTCCAGCGCCTTCTCGACCTGCGCCCGCGTGGCCGTGGGCTTGTAGACCGCCAGCGGCGCGTAGGTGTCGGGATCGAACTCGATCTCGGCGAGCTGCACGTCCAGCGGAAGATCGATCAGCACCGGCCCCGGACGGCCCGAGCGCATCACATGGAAGGCCTGCTGAAACACCCGCGGCACCAGCGCGGGCTCGCGCACCGTCACCGCCCACTTGCACACGGGCTTGGCGATGGACTCGATGTCCACGGCCTGGAAGTCTTCCTTGTACAGCCGCGCGCGCGGGGCCTGGCCGGTGATGCACAGAATGGGAATGGAATCGGCGATGGCCGAATACAGCCCGGTGATCATGTCGGTGCCCGCCGGGCCCGAGGTGCCGATGCACACGCCGATGTGGCCGGGCGCGGTGCGGGTGTAGCCCTCGGCCATGTGCGAGGCGGCCTCGACGTGCCGCGCCAGCACATGCGCGATGTGGCCGTTCTTGCGCAGCGCGGAATAAAGGGGGTTGATCGCCGCGCCGGGCACGCCAAAGGCTTGATGCACGCCTTCTTTTTCCATCACCAACACCGCGGCATCGACCGCGCGCATTCTGGCCATGACTCATTCTCCTGATCGTGGGTCCGCGAAATCGACGCGGAACTTGGGCATGGGGTGAGTCTATTGGCGCATCGCGTCACTGTTAATAGCAACGACAAGCGAATGATTCGATACTTTTTGATGACCAATCAGCCGCGCGCTTCTTGACCCGACATGCAGAAGAATGAAGGAATTCATGGACCTCACCGTGCAACGCCTCCCCTCCACCTCCCCCGCCGGGTGGGGCGCAGGCTCAAGCTCCAACGCACCGGACCCTCGTTGAGGAACAGACTGGGCGGCGCACGCGAGGCTTGTTCAGCATGGCCGCAAGCGCCGCTCAATCACGCGGTTCGCTCCAGAGTTTGCCGCCGGTGGCCCAGTGCGATTTGGGCACTTCGTTGAGGATGATGTCCACGGCCTCGGGCGAACACTTGAGCGTCTCGACCACGGCTTGAGTGAGGTTCTGGACGAGCTGCTTTTTCACCTCGGGGCTGCGGCCCTCGAAAAGGTCGATGCGGATGGCGGGCATGGTTGCTCCTTGAAAGTCGGTCAGGATGAGTGCGCAGCTTACTTGGCCGCCTTGTGTTTGCGCCGCGCCTTCACCCCATCGGCCAGCACCTGCATCAGCTCGACGGAATCGTCCCACGGCAGGCAGGCGTCCGTGATGCTCTGGCCGTAAGTGAGCTGGGTCGGATCGTCCTTGCCCGCGCTGAATTTCTGCGCTCCGCCGACGAGATGGCTCTCGGCCATGACACCA
It includes:
- a CDS encoding 4-oxalocrotonate tautomerase, with protein sequence MPAIRIDLFEGRSPEVKKQLVQNLTQAVVETLKCSPEAVDIILNEVPKSHWATGGKLWSEPRD
- the gcl gene encoding glyoxylate carboligase encodes the protein MARMRAVDAAVLVMEKEGVHQAFGVPGAAINPLYSALRKNGHIAHVLARHVEAASHMAEGYTRTAPGHIGVCIGTSGPAGTDMITGLYSAIADSIPILCITGQAPRARLYKEDFQAVDIESIAKPVCKWAVTVREPALVPRVFQQAFHVMRSGRPGPVLIDLPLDVQLAEIEFDPDTYAPLAVYKPTATRAQVEKALDMLDAAEQPLIVAGGGVINADASELLVQFAELTGVPVIPTLMGWGAMGDSHPLMGGMVGLQTSHRGGNANLLASDFVLGIGNRWANRHTGSPEVYTKGRKIVHVDIEPTQIGRVFMPDYGIVSDAKAALELFIDVARERKAAGKLKDRSAWAAACRERVLTMLRKWDYEQIPIKPHRVYKEMVEFFDADTRYVTTIGLSQIAAAQLLKVEKPRHWINAGQAGPLGWTLPAALGVRVADPTADVVAISGDYDFQFLIEELAVGAQFKLPYIHIVVNNSYLGLIRQGQRQFDMDYCVQLSFDNVNSPEVNGYGIDFVKVTEGLGCKAIRVFDPNQIQPALAQARQLMKDYAVPVVVEIILERVTNIAMGGEIDAITEFDPVVDLQTAEV